In Aegilops tauschii subsp. strangulata cultivar AL8/78 chromosome 3, Aet v6.0, whole genome shotgun sequence, one genomic interval encodes:
- the LOC109774649 gene encoding dof zinc finger protein 5 encodes MLSHVEMAPAGAGGGFKLFGKVITQCVEGTQASPSPSPAFAAQDEERRLHGETDRTTTAVKREAADMDSSPQHQQQQGAEASRRTQLQESAEARAAAAPLPCPRCRSRETKFCYFNNYNVNQPRHFCKACHRYWTAGGALRNVPIGAGRRKNRPLGPIATVAGHHHHHHQRAAAGFVLGFPSPSSSPTSPPPVYADRWQLGPDRRF; translated from the coding sequence ATGCTCTCCCACGTCGAGATGGCACCCGCCGGGGCCGGCGGCGGCTTCAAGCTCTTCGGCAAGGTCATCACGCAGTGCGTCGAGGGGACCCaggcgtcgccgtcgccgtcgcccgcgttCGCCGCGCAGGACGAGGAGCGGCGGCTGCACGGCGAGACGGACCGGACGACGACGGCGGTCAAGCGGGAGGCGGCGGACATGGACTCGTCGCCGCagcatcagcagcagcagggggcgGAGGCGTCGCGGCGGACGCAGCTGCAGGAGTCGGCGGAGGCGCGCGCGGCCGCGGCGCCGCTGCCGTGCCCGCGGTGCCGGAGCCGGGAGACCAAGTTCTGCTACTTCAACAACTACAACGTGAACCAGCCGCGCCACTTCTGCAAGGCTTGCCACCGCTACTGGACGGCCGGCGGCGCGCTCCGCAACGTGCCCATCGGCGCCGGCCGCCGCAAGAACCGCCCGCTCGGCCCCATCGCCACCGTCGccggccaccaccaccaccaccaccagcgcgccgccgccggcTTCGTCCTCGGCTTCCCCAGCCCTTCCTCCTCCCCCACCTCCCCACCGCCGGTGTACGCCGACCGGTGGCAGCTCGGCCCGGATCGCCGGTTCTGA